From a region of the Bermanella marisrubri genome:
- a CDS encoding FAD-binding oxidoreductase, producing the protein MRRWNGWGDDSFSMTTPESGMEFLQSKLTPGPVLPDADFASVCEQVPESRLQDHPLVSKDNADRVRHARGQSLPDWLAMRSGDFGVFPDGVAFPETTEQVETLLDYAWKNDYQVIPYGGGTSVAGHINPLQSVQPVLTIDMGRMSRLLDLNEDSQIATFGAGTPGPEVESQLRAHGYTLGHFPQSWELSTIGGWVASRSSGQQSLRYGRIEQMFAGGIMVTPKGRWQIPTIPASSAGPDLREMMLGSEGRMGVISEVQVRVTPLAKEERFFAVFVPNFESAKQSVKEIVQNKIPLSMLRVSNALETETQLRLAGHESLIKWLERYLSFRGNKDGKCLITFGVTGNKKQNALSLKQAMSVFSRFGGVKGPAMMGKKWAENRFKFPYLRENLWLAGYCVDTFETATDWHRVTSQMESMEAAVKMAGEQFGFTPHVYTHLSHMYAQGCSIYTTYVFPNGETYQQTMAYWKAIKQAASESVANGHATISHQHGVGKDHAPFLKAEKGDIGMAVIKGMVEHFDDKQLLNPGTMLEKES; encoded by the coding sequence ATGCGTCGTTGGAACGGATGGGGGGATGATTCATTCTCCATGACAACACCCGAATCTGGTATGGAGTTTTTACAGTCTAAGCTCACACCAGGTCCTGTCTTGCCGGATGCCGATTTTGCGTCTGTGTGTGAACAGGTTCCAGAGAGTCGACTTCAAGATCATCCTTTGGTCAGTAAAGATAATGCAGATCGAGTGCGTCATGCGCGAGGACAAAGCTTGCCAGATTGGTTGGCGATGCGTAGCGGAGACTTTGGCGTATTTCCAGATGGCGTTGCTTTTCCTGAGACTACAGAACAAGTAGAGACTCTTCTCGATTATGCATGGAAGAATGATTATCAAGTGATTCCTTATGGCGGGGGAACCAGTGTAGCTGGGCATATCAATCCATTGCAGTCCGTTCAGCCAGTTTTAACCATTGATATGGGGCGCATGAGTCGCTTGCTTGATTTGAACGAGGATAGTCAGATAGCTACGTTTGGTGCTGGTACTCCTGGTCCAGAGGTGGAATCTCAACTGCGTGCTCATGGTTATACACTGGGGCATTTTCCTCAGTCCTGGGAATTATCCACTATTGGTGGCTGGGTCGCATCACGTTCAAGTGGACAGCAATCGCTGCGTTATGGGCGTATAGAGCAAATGTTTGCAGGCGGCATCATGGTTACACCAAAAGGACGATGGCAAATCCCTACTATTCCGGCATCATCCGCAGGTCCAGATTTACGCGAGATGATGCTGGGTAGTGAAGGTCGTATGGGTGTGATCAGTGAGGTCCAAGTGCGCGTCACACCACTTGCTAAGGAGGAGCGCTTTTTTGCTGTTTTTGTTCCAAACTTTGAAAGCGCAAAGCAATCTGTAAAAGAAATTGTTCAGAATAAAATCCCACTATCTATGCTGCGTGTTAGTAATGCATTAGAAACAGAAACACAGCTTCGTTTGGCGGGTCATGAATCATTAATTAAATGGTTAGAACGCTATTTATCATTTCGCGGTAACAAAGATGGTAAATGCTTGATTACCTTTGGTGTTACAGGCAATAAAAAGCAAAATGCGTTATCTCTGAAACAAGCTATGTCGGTTTTCTCTCGGTTTGGAGGGGTAAAAGGGCCTGCGATGATGGGGAAGAAGTGGGCCGAAAATCGATTTAAGTTCCCTTATCTTAGAGAAAATTTATGGTTGGCTGGCTACTGTGTTGATACATTCGAAACGGCTACTGATTGGCATCGAGTAACGTCGCAAATGGAATCGATGGAAGCGGCTGTAAAGATGGCTGGCGAGCAATTTGGTTTTACACCGCATGTTTATACGCACCTGTCTCATATGTACGCTCAAGGTTGCAGTATTTACACCACCTATGTGTTTCCAAATGGTGAGACCTACCAACAAACTATGGCCTATTGGAAAGCCATTAAGCAAGCAGCTAGCGAATCTGTTGCAAATGGCCACGCGACCATCAGTCATCAGCATGGCGTGGGTAAAGATCATGCACCATTCTTAAAAGCTGAAAAGGGTGATATAGGCATGGCAGTGATAAAAGGCATGGTGGAGCATTTTGATGATAAGCAGCTACTTAATCCAGGTACTATGCTAGAAAAGGAATCGTAA
- a CDS encoding glycerol-3-phosphate dehydrogenase/oxidase has translation MKLQAAMSDQPISESPQQTIEQLSEQWDLVVIGGGITGMGVAREAARQGLRVLVLEQKDFAWGTSSRSSKMVHGGLRYLASGNLRLTSHSVKERERLMNEAPGLVDLMAYSWPHYKKQFPGPFIFNALLALYDMFAGKKYRKFLSPEETSYVLPHIRRDALIGSTQFADAVTDDTRLVMRVMDEAKADGAVCLNYTRVIDVIKQDELVKGVQCVDECSGKTYSFFAKAVVSATGAWADQLRRNQGAKKKIRPQRGSHLVIPHWRFPVAQAITLKHPEDDRSMFIYPWEGTTVIGTTDLDHPEADLKEPHIHEFEIHYLLKAANALFPGSRLEKEDVIATWAGVRPIVSSGKSLNPSSEKRDHSIWDDNGLVSVSGGKLTTFRLIALDVLKMLKKYVPDIQYKDTGARIFTNLEQEPEELEQLDGFWKKRLVGFYGCHIDRFFDCAKPGELAVIPGTQSLWAQLRYSCRYESVVHLDDLLLRRTRIGLLLANGGGDFKDQIKMICQSELPWNEEQWQQEWQRYQDIWHAYYSVTPEK, from the coding sequence ATGAAATTGCAGGCAGCTATGTCAGACCAACCCATTTCTGAATCCCCCCAGCAAACTATTGAGCAATTGAGCGAGCAATGGGATCTGGTTGTGATCGGTGGAGGCATTACCGGGATGGGGGTTGCTAGAGAGGCTGCTAGGCAGGGATTGAGGGTTCTTGTGCTCGAGCAAAAGGATTTTGCTTGGGGAACATCTAGTCGGTCATCAAAAATGGTGCACGGAGGGCTGCGGTATTTGGCCTCTGGAAACTTACGTCTCACTAGTCATAGCGTGAAAGAACGCGAGCGCCTAATGAATGAAGCGCCTGGTTTGGTAGACTTGATGGCCTACAGTTGGCCGCACTATAAAAAACAATTCCCTGGTCCTTTCATTTTTAATGCGCTATTGGCGCTTTACGATATGTTTGCTGGAAAAAAATATCGTAAGTTTTTATCGCCAGAAGAAACCAGCTATGTGTTACCTCATATCCGTCGCGATGCGCTTATTGGCTCAACTCAGTTTGCAGATGCGGTCACTGATGATACCCGTTTGGTAATGCGAGTGATGGATGAGGCAAAAGCAGATGGCGCAGTATGTTTGAATTACACACGCGTGATTGATGTAATTAAGCAAGACGAATTGGTTAAAGGTGTGCAATGTGTTGATGAGTGCTCTGGTAAAACTTATTCGTTTTTTGCTAAAGCGGTTGTCAGTGCAACCGGAGCCTGGGCTGATCAGCTAAGACGAAATCAAGGAGCGAAAAAGAAAATACGTCCGCAGAGAGGAAGTCATTTAGTTATTCCTCATTGGCGATTTCCTGTTGCTCAGGCCATAACACTCAAGCACCCCGAAGATGATCGCAGTATGTTTATATATCCCTGGGAAGGGACCACTGTGATAGGAACCACAGACTTAGATCATCCTGAAGCGGATTTAAAAGAGCCTCATATTCATGAGTTCGAAATACACTATTTACTGAAAGCTGCGAACGCCTTATTTCCGGGTTCAAGGCTAGAAAAAGAAGACGTAATTGCAACTTGGGCGGGGGTTAGGCCCATTGTTTCCAGTGGCAAGAGTCTGAATCCATCATCTGAAAAACGTGATCATAGTATCTGGGACGATAATGGGTTGGTTAGTGTTAGTGGAGGCAAGTTAACCACCTTTAGGTTGATCGCTCTGGATGTATTAAAGATGCTCAAAAAATATGTGCCGGATATCCAATACAAGGATACAGGTGCCCGAATTTTTACTAATCTCGAGCAAGAGCCTGAAGAATTAGAACAACTTGATGGGTTTTGGAAAAAACGTCTCGTTGGGTTTTACGGATGTCACATAGATCGCTTTTTTGACTGCGCAAAGCCCGGCGAATTGGCGGTTATCCCTGGAACCCAAAGTTTATGGGCGCAACTGCGATATAGCTGTCGATACGAATCTGTAGTGCATTTAGATGATCTTCTATTGAGACGTACGCGAATTGGATTGTTGCTTGCTAATGGCGGTGGCGATTTTAAAGATCAAATTAAAATGATTTGTCAGTCTGAGTTACCTTGGAATGAAGAGCAATGGCAGCAAGAGTGGCAACGATATCAAGATATTTGGCACGCCTATTATTCTGTTACACCTGAAAAATAA
- a CDS encoding FGGY-family carbohydrate kinase, with translation MHKQTILTIDNGTQSVRALLFSLNGDLLAKGKVEIEPYFSKHPGWAEQDPDYYWKSAGEACKALWSSTDYSADTVVGLGVTTQRGTVVNVDEYGKPLRPAIIWLDQRHAEIEKPIKGIWGVLFKVLGLRNVVEGFQRKAQAAWIEQNQPDVWRNTHKFLLLSGYLNYRLTGQYKDSVGSTVGYLPFDYKKHAWAGRHDWKWQVANVRKEMLPELVKPGEVVGELEPHAAEHLGLKAGVPVVACASDKACEVIGSGGNDSHIACLSYGTTATINTTTKRYIEPVKFIPPYPAAIPESYNTEVMIYRGFWMVSWFKNQFGLRERQIAEERGVPPEMLFDELVDSVPAGSMGLMLQPYWSPGTRIPGPEAKGSVIGFGDVHTRAHLYRSILEGLAYGLREGKERIEKRSGTRITKLRVSGGGSQSDAAMQLTADIFNLPAERPSTYETSGLGAAINVAVGLGFYENYDVAIDKMTSVGDIFYPDLNTSRLYNELYKSVYLKMYKRLQPLYKQIKRITGYPQ, from the coding sequence ATGCATAAACAAACCATCCTGACCATTGATAATGGCACTCAGAGCGTACGTGCTTTGTTATTCAGTTTAAATGGCGATCTGCTGGCCAAGGGTAAAGTAGAAATAGAGCCTTATTTTTCAAAGCACCCTGGCTGGGCTGAGCAAGACCCAGATTATTATTGGAAAAGTGCAGGAGAAGCCTGTAAGGCACTTTGGAGTAGTACTGACTATTCGGCAGACACAGTTGTTGGCTTAGGTGTTACGACCCAGCGTGGAACAGTGGTCAATGTGGACGAATATGGAAAACCATTGCGGCCAGCAATTATTTGGTTAGATCAGCGTCACGCAGAAATTGAAAAGCCCATTAAAGGCATTTGGGGCGTTTTATTTAAAGTGTTAGGTTTGCGCAATGTTGTTGAGGGCTTTCAGCGCAAAGCGCAAGCCGCTTGGATAGAGCAAAATCAGCCGGATGTTTGGCGCAATACGCATAAGTTTTTGTTGCTAAGTGGCTATCTGAATTATCGTTTGACGGGACAATACAAAGACTCCGTCGGAAGTACAGTAGGGTACTTGCCATTCGACTATAAAAAGCATGCGTGGGCAGGTCGTCATGATTGGAAGTGGCAGGTGGCCAATGTCCGAAAAGAAATGTTACCGGAGCTAGTGAAGCCGGGTGAGGTTGTTGGAGAGTTGGAGCCTCACGCAGCTGAACATTTGGGATTGAAAGCGGGTGTCCCCGTCGTCGCTTGTGCGTCTGATAAAGCATGCGAAGTCATAGGTAGTGGTGGAAATGATTCGCATATTGCTTGTTTAAGCTACGGCACAACGGCAACCATCAATACCACCACTAAGCGTTACATTGAGCCAGTCAAATTTATTCCACCTTACCCTGCAGCCATTCCTGAGTCATATAATACGGAAGTTATGATTTATCGTGGTTTTTGGATGGTCAGTTGGTTTAAAAATCAGTTTGGATTGCGCGAGCGTCAAATTGCCGAAGAGCGAGGTGTGCCGCCGGAGATGTTGTTCGATGAGCTGGTGGATTCAGTGCCTGCTGGTTCTATGGGGTTAATGTTGCAACCGTATTGGTCGCCTGGTACTCGCATTCCTGGTCCGGAAGCAAAGGGCTCTGTTATCGGTTTTGGAGACGTTCATACAAGAGCACACCTGTACCGTTCAATCCTTGAAGGGTTGGCTTATGGCTTGCGTGAGGGTAAAGAGCGTATCGAGAAACGTAGCGGAACGCGTATTACTAAGTTAAGGGTTAGCGGTGGTGGTAGTCAAAGTGATGCGGCGATGCAATTGACAGCAGATATTTTTAATTTGCCTGCGGAGCGACCAAGTACTTATGAAACGTCTGGATTGGGTGCTGCAATCAATGTTGCTGTCGGGTTGGGTTTTTACGAAAACTATGATGTTGCTATCGATAAAATGACTTCAGTGGGCGACATTTTTTATCCAGATTTGAACACGAGTCGTTTATATAATGAACTTTATAAAAGTGTTTATCTTAAAATGTATAAGCGCTTGCAGCCCTTATACAAGCAAATAAAACGCATAACAGGTTATCCGCAATAG
- a CDS encoding DUF1302 domain-containing protein, with translation MANIDRSKLAFSLVSMMSGLTLSTGLQAVEFNVAGIEGSFNSQLSIGSSWRVEDPSQALLVSGNNNDGNANFDKDDAFSQVFKGTHDLHLRGDYHGIFVRGKYWYDFALEEGKVSQGHSANNFASDEKLNDEGFNELSQFSGAALMDAYVYGMYEVGYTPIDVRIGRQVVSWGESTFILGGVNSINPVDVNAFRRPGAEIKEGLLPVNMAYTNIGLTPTLSLEAFYQLEFQETVIPGCGTYFAFNDYAPEGCDVVLLTNEQTASLSDAQVYGAGLFINRYSDGKREAEDDGQYGLALRYYSEALGDTEFGLYHMNIHSRLPLISGIKATGWQNAVDAGGANAAIANNSPSTFYYVSYPEDIQLTGLSFATNVGAVAVSGEISHKQNVPLQINANMLLTAGLTGYSDSLALNQDVAQTADGADFKGYRLFDVSQAQFTMVQFFDRILGASRYTLIAEAGYTFVHDLDESDEAIKFGRPGIFNGEEGYVTEGSWGYRLRFAGNYRNVWGATVKPTLAWSHDVEGVAPQPGGAFVEGNQSLGLSVDASFARYYSVGVAFTQYMGGDYNISEDRDFVSISGSVQF, from the coding sequence TTGGCGAACATAGATCGATCCAAACTGGCTTTTTCATTAGTAAGCATGATGAGCGGTTTAACACTAAGTACTGGATTGCAAGCTGTCGAATTTAACGTTGCAGGAATCGAAGGAAGTTTTAATAGTCAACTATCCATAGGATCAAGCTGGCGTGTCGAAGATCCTAGTCAAGCATTGCTTGTTTCTGGCAATAATAATGATGGTAATGCAAACTTCGACAAAGATGATGCGTTCTCTCAGGTCTTTAAGGGAACTCATGATTTGCATTTGCGTGGCGATTATCACGGCATATTTGTGCGTGGAAAGTATTGGTATGACTTTGCCTTGGAAGAAGGAAAAGTATCTCAAGGTCATTCAGCAAATAACTTTGCTAGCGATGAAAAATTGAATGACGAGGGCTTTAACGAGTTATCTCAGTTTTCCGGCGCTGCGCTTATGGATGCATACGTTTACGGTATGTATGAGGTTGGTTATACGCCTATTGATGTGCGCATTGGTCGACAAGTTGTAAGTTGGGGTGAAAGTACATTTATTTTAGGTGGTGTGAATTCAATCAACCCTGTTGACGTTAACGCGTTTCGTCGTCCAGGTGCTGAAATCAAAGAAGGTTTGTTACCAGTTAATATGGCTTATACCAATATTGGTTTGACGCCCACGTTATCTTTGGAAGCATTTTACCAGTTAGAGTTTCAAGAGACCGTTATCCCAGGTTGTGGAACTTACTTTGCATTTAACGATTATGCACCTGAAGGGTGTGATGTTGTATTGCTAACCAATGAACAGACTGCGTCTTTGTCAGATGCACAAGTCTATGGTGCTGGATTATTTATTAATCGATACAGTGATGGTAAGCGTGAAGCTGAAGACGATGGTCAGTATGGTTTAGCTTTGCGTTACTATAGCGAAGCCCTCGGCGATACTGAGTTTGGTTTGTACCATATGAATATTCATAGCCGCTTACCGTTGATTAGTGGAATTAAAGCGACTGGATGGCAGAATGCTGTGGACGCAGGTGGTGCTAATGCAGCAATCGCGAATAATAGCCCGAGTACTTTTTACTACGTTTCTTATCCAGAAGACATCCAATTAACCGGCTTGAGTTTTGCTACCAATGTTGGAGCAGTAGCGGTTTCTGGTGAGATCAGTCATAAACAAAATGTGCCACTACAGATCAATGCGAATATGCTGCTTACTGCTGGTTTAACGGGTTATTCTGATTCGTTGGCACTGAATCAAGATGTAGCTCAAACAGCCGATGGTGCTGATTTTAAAGGTTACCGTTTGTTTGATGTGAGTCAGGCACAATTTACCATGGTGCAATTCTTCGATCGTATTTTAGGTGCTAGCCGCTATACCCTTATTGCTGAAGCGGGTTATACCTTTGTGCATGACCTTGACGAAAGTGATGAAGCGATTAAGTTCGGTCGTCCAGGTATTTTTAATGGCGAAGAAGGGTATGTTACTGAGGGATCTTGGGGTTATCGTTTACGTTTCGCGGGTAATTATCGAAACGTGTGGGGGGCAACTGTTAAACCGACTTTGGCATGGTCTCACGATGTGGAAGGTGTGGCGCCTCAACCCGGTGGTGCATTTGTTGAAGGTAATCAATCGCTAGGCTTGAGTGTCGATGCCAGCTTTGCAAGGTATTACAGTGTGGGTGTTGCTTTCACACAGTATATGGGCGGAGATTACAATATTTCGGAAGACAGAGACTTCGTATCAATCAGTGGTTCAGTGCAGTTCTAA
- a CDS encoding sterol desaturase family protein, producing the protein MNYILMAIPGFLILILLELGWARYKQLDVYRLNDSTNSLALGMISRITRILYAAIPFSFYIYAHEHFALYHWENTLWTWVFAFIVYDLGYYWNHRLGHTMNIGWASHVIHHSSEEYNLTTALRQTSIPNIVGWVFYMPLAFLGIDPVIFASVAALNLLYQFWVHTQTIKRMPNWYEAIFVTPSNHRVHHAKNKIYVDRNYGGVFIVWDRIFNTFQPELNNEPVVFGISTQLKSWNPIWGNLHFITQLMKDAWNTNNYSDKFTLWFRRTGYRPHDVEQRFPITKSNEQIEKYDSNLSKTEQWYVFTQLAINFLWVFGFLNLAANLPIQTHFIFGGVLLFSLYSLGLVQERKPWRLYCEIIKFSLVAIAMTTQLQIPTWVEFINLTAGIASCFTLYTTMRLSAHSTSQAETN; encoded by the coding sequence ATGAACTACATACTAATGGCCATACCCGGATTTCTAATCCTTATTCTGCTGGAACTAGGTTGGGCTCGATACAAGCAACTGGACGTATATCGGCTTAACGACTCTACCAACTCCCTTGCATTAGGAATGATCAGCCGGATCACTCGCATATTGTATGCCGCGATTCCATTTTCTTTTTACATATACGCACATGAACACTTCGCGCTGTACCACTGGGAAAACACTCTGTGGACATGGGTTTTCGCTTTCATAGTTTACGACCTTGGCTATTACTGGAATCATCGACTTGGCCATACTATGAATATTGGATGGGCAAGCCACGTCATCCATCACTCTAGCGAAGAGTACAATCTCACGACGGCTTTAAGACAAACCAGCATACCCAATATTGTTGGCTGGGTTTTTTATATGCCTCTGGCTTTCTTAGGAATCGATCCCGTGATTTTCGCCAGTGTCGCAGCGCTCAACTTGCTCTATCAATTCTGGGTACATACCCAAACCATTAAACGCATGCCAAATTGGTATGAGGCCATTTTTGTTACGCCGAGCAATCATAGAGTGCACCACGCTAAAAATAAGATATATGTGGATCGTAATTACGGCGGCGTTTTTATAGTATGGGATCGTATATTTAATACATTTCAACCAGAGCTAAATAACGAACCAGTTGTATTCGGCATAAGCACACAATTAAAAAGTTGGAACCCTATCTGGGGAAACCTACATTTTATTACCCAACTAATGAAAGACGCATGGAATACTAATAATTATAGCGATAAGTTTACTTTATGGTTCCGACGCACTGGCTACCGACCACACGATGTAGAACAACGATTCCCAATTACAAAAAGCAACGAGCAAATTGAAAAATATGATTCCAATCTTTCAAAAACTGAGCAATGGTATGTATTTACGCAGTTAGCAATTAACTTTTTATGGGTATTTGGATTTTTAAACCTGGCCGCAAATCTACCCATACAAACACATTTTATTTTTGGTGGCGTCCTATTGTTTAGCTTGTATAGCCTTGGCTTAGTTCAGGAACGCAAACCATGGCGTCTTTATTGTGAGATTATAAAATTTTCTCTAGTGGCTATTGCAATGACAACACAATTACAGATACCTACTTGGGTTGAATTCATCAACCTTACAGCGGGAATTGCAAGTTGTTTTACACTCTATACGACCATGCGCCTATCAGCACACTCAACATCGCAAGCAGAGACCAACTAA
- a CDS encoding GIDE domain-containing protein: MILGQPWQIIAIIVVIALGSLYFFAHFFKLGRLIKDTPTSKIRSAAQGFVELEGIASQDHTPIPSPLSQRPCIWFDYRIEKRVQSDKSTSWRTISSSRHPGPLILDDTTGQCLIRLKDAKVYGGIRTSWMGNSPFPTSLSVDRQDSFLQFGNYRYTETIIAPGSPLYALGSFTTKRPIEGHSREGAMGSIIRRWKENYDDLLTRFDRNKDGKLDDKEWELVRLAAKLEAENMEQDLINMEDINYMDKASGQPLIVSTEDQRDTGRKFMWYALFFLLVFAGTIGYFVYIMKPFF; this comes from the coding sequence ATGATTCTTGGTCAACCCTGGCAAATCATTGCGATCATTGTTGTGATCGCTTTAGGCAGCCTCTATTTCTTTGCACATTTTTTCAAGCTGGGCCGCCTCATCAAAGACACACCAACGTCAAAGATACGCTCAGCCGCCCAAGGCTTTGTCGAATTAGAAGGCATTGCTTCGCAGGATCACACACCTATCCCCTCTCCTCTTTCACAGCGCCCATGCATCTGGTTTGACTATCGCATTGAGAAGCGGGTGCAATCTGACAAGTCGACCTCTTGGCGCACTATCTCATCAAGTCGCCACCCAGGACCATTGATTTTGGATGACACCACAGGACAATGCTTAATACGGCTTAAGGATGCAAAAGTATACGGCGGTATCCGCACGAGCTGGATGGGCAACTCCCCCTTCCCAACTTCACTGAGCGTAGACCGTCAAGATAGCTTTTTACAGTTCGGAAACTATCGCTACACAGAAACCATTATCGCTCCGGGCAGCCCTCTTTATGCACTAGGCAGCTTCACCACTAAGCGCCCAATTGAAGGCCACTCTCGTGAGGGCGCAATGGGTAGCATAATTCGTCGCTGGAAAGAAAATTACGACGATCTTTTAACCCGATTTGATCGAAACAAAGACGGTAAATTAGATGACAAAGAATGGGAGCTAGTGAGACTTGCAGCGAAACTTGAAGCAGAAAACATGGAGCAAGACTTAATCAACATGGAAGATATAAATTACATGGATAAAGCAAGCGGACAGCCCCTTATTGTTTCTACAGAAGACCAAAGAGACACTGGTCGCAAGTTCATGTGGTATGCCCTATTTTTTCTACTCGTATTTGCGGGCACCATTGGCTATTTCGTATACATCATGAAGCCTTTCTTCTAG
- a CDS encoding LemA family protein — translation MSTDQIIAISIIAVALVYAIIIYNGLVNLKHAVAKAWSNIDVLLKQRNEELPKLVATCQQYMKYEQETLRQVIEARSQVTSAQQHGSAKELGRAETQLRSGLGQLFALAENYPELQSNQSFQQLQQRISALENSIADRREFYNEAVNNNNVRIEQFPDVLVARFFKFKGADLLEFEEHEKKDVNIKDLFSQ, via the coding sequence ATGTCTACGGATCAAATCATTGCAATTTCAATCATCGCAGTTGCGCTCGTCTATGCCATCATTATCTATAATGGCCTAGTCAACCTTAAGCATGCTGTTGCAAAAGCGTGGTCGAACATCGACGTACTACTAAAGCAGCGCAACGAGGAGCTCCCTAAACTAGTTGCCACATGCCAGCAGTACATGAAGTATGAGCAAGAGACGCTTCGCCAAGTAATTGAAGCTCGATCTCAAGTTACTAGTGCGCAACAACACGGAAGCGCTAAAGAGCTTGGTCGCGCCGAGACACAACTCCGCAGTGGGCTTGGACAATTATTTGCGTTAGCTGAAAACTACCCAGAATTACAAAGCAACCAGAGCTTCCAGCAATTACAACAACGCATTTCAGCACTAGAAAACAGCATTGCCGATCGTCGTGAGTTTTACAACGAAGCTGTCAACAATAACAATGTACGTATAGAGCAGTTTCCTGATGTATTAGTCGCTCGATTCTTTAAATTCAAAGGCGCAGATCTCCTTGAATTTGAAGAGCATGAAAAGAAAGATGTAAATATAAAAGACTTATTTAGTCAGTAA
- a CDS encoding EAL and HDOD domain-containing protein has protein sequence MAENVLLARQPIYNQALEVSAYELLFRQPKALDHAEFECGDKATSHVLLNAFGEAGLDTICGDHPAYINFTRNLIMDLPPFDPKHYVIEILEDIEVDNKLIDALKHAKSMGAKLALDDFILNNNSAPLLHLVDIVKIDVLALSQKQIQRFAEIFVPRGLVLLAEKVETYEMYQFCRNLGFQLFQGYFLSRPQLVEGKTLSDNKLVVMRMLAELQDPEIDVTQLTKTISQDPQMSYKLLRLVNSAAFASVAACTSIQQAITRIGMTHMKRWASLVALGTLDDKPHALIQSCLERAVFCEKIGQRIGQFSPSDFYTIGLFSLLDAFLDRPILEVLKSLRIPQEMEKAILNKNGPLGLALNTCIRIQEGRLNDINSLELEQYGLNVDELSEIYKVALIEADSQSKELE, from the coding sequence ATGGCGGAAAACGTCTTATTGGCACGACAACCAATTTACAACCAAGCTTTGGAAGTCAGCGCCTATGAGTTGCTATTTCGTCAACCAAAAGCTTTGGATCATGCCGAATTTGAATGTGGCGACAAAGCCACCAGTCATGTACTTCTTAATGCGTTTGGTGAAGCCGGATTGGATACTATCTGCGGAGATCATCCAGCCTACATCAATTTCACGCGCAACCTGATTATGGACTTACCACCATTTGACCCGAAACATTACGTCATTGAAATTCTCGAAGACATCGAGGTAGACAACAAGCTCATTGATGCACTCAAGCACGCCAAATCCATGGGTGCCAAACTTGCACTAGATGACTTTATACTCAACAACAATAGCGCCCCCTTGCTACATCTAGTCGATATCGTCAAGATTGATGTATTAGCGCTTTCACAAAAACAAATTCAGAGATTCGCTGAGATCTTCGTCCCCAGAGGACTGGTTTTACTGGCAGAAAAAGTAGAAACCTATGAGATGTATCAATTCTGCAGGAATTTGGGCTTTCAGCTATTTCAAGGCTACTTTTTAAGTCGCCCCCAGTTAGTAGAAGGTAAAACACTTTCTGATAACAAACTCGTCGTCATGCGCATGCTCGCTGAATTACAAGACCCAGAAATTGACGTTACACAACTGACTAAGACCATAAGCCAAGACCCACAAATGAGTTATAAATTACTGAGACTGGTTAACTCAGCCGCTTTTGCGAGTGTGGCCGCCTGCACCTCTATACAGCAAGCCATTACTCGAATCGGCATGACTCACATGAAACGATGGGCCTCACTGGTTGCTCTCGGGACACTCGACGACAAGCCTCACGCCCTCATTCAAAGCTGTCTTGAGCGTGCTGTGTTTTGCGAGAAAATAGGTCAACGCATTGGACAATTTTCTCCTTCTGATTTTTATACCATAGGTTTGTTTTCACTACTGGACGCATTTCTAGACCGCCCTATCTTAGAAGTCCTAAAAAGCCTACGTATCCCCCAAGAAATGGAAAAAGCTATCCTCAATAAAAACGGACCACTGGGGCTGGCATTGAATACTTGCATTCGCATTCAAGAAGGGAGATTGAATGACATTAACAGCTTGGAGCTGGAACAATATGGGCTAAATGTAGATGAGCTATCCGAGATTTATAAAGTAGCACTTATTGAGGCAGACAGTCAGTCCAAAGAACTTGAATAA